One Tolypothrix bouteillei VB521301 DNA window includes the following coding sequences:
- the tsf gene encoding translation elongation factor Ts, translating into MAEISAKIVQELRQKTGAGMMDCKKALQQTDGDVEKAIEWLRQKGIAKAEKGAGRIAAEGLVDNYIQPGGSVGVVIEVNCQTDFVARNDAFKALVQNLAKQAANADSVESLLTQPYIEDQSVKVEDYLKQTIAQLGENIQVRRFTKFDLAEGTQGVIDSYIHTGGRVGVLVELNSQAEAGAGNEHLQTLARNVAMQIAACPNVEYVNVDEIPANVVQKEKDIEMGRDDLGNKPQNIKEKIVQGRIEKRLKEMTLLDQPYIRDQSITVEELIKQSAKQVGGSVQVRRFTRYVLGEGIEKQESNFAEEVAAQMGTK; encoded by the coding sequence ATGGCGGAAATATCTGCAAAAATCGTCCAAGAGCTACGCCAGAAAACTGGTGCTGGTATGATGGACTGTAAAAAAGCACTGCAACAAACTGATGGTGATGTAGAAAAAGCTATCGAGTGGCTGCGCCAAAAAGGTATTGCAAAAGCCGAGAAGGGAGCAGGACGGATTGCAGCAGAAGGTCTAGTGGACAATTATATTCAACCGGGTGGAAGTGTTGGCGTAGTTATAGAAGTTAACTGCCAAACTGATTTTGTTGCCCGTAATGATGCTTTCAAAGCCCTTGTTCAGAACTTGGCAAAACAAGCGGCGAATGCTGACAGTGTTGAGTCCTTATTGACTCAACCTTATATAGAAGATCAAAGCGTCAAGGTTGAAGATTATCTCAAGCAAACTATTGCCCAGTTAGGTGAAAACATTCAGGTTCGCCGATTCACCAAATTTGACCTTGCAGAAGGGACACAAGGAGTTATAGACAGTTACATTCACACGGGCGGTCGCGTCGGTGTGTTGGTTGAACTGAACAGCCAAGCTGAAGCAGGGGCTGGAAACGAGCATCTCCAAACTCTAGCACGCAATGTTGCCATGCAAATAGCAGCTTGCCCTAACGTTGAATATGTCAACGTCGATGAAATTCCTGCTAATGTTGTTCAAAAGGAAAAAGACATCGAAATGGGGCGTGATGACTTGGGTAACAAGCCACAGAACATTAAGGAAAAGATTGTTCAGGGACGAATTGAAAAACGCCTCAAAGAAATGACTTTGCTGGATCAACCTTACATTCGCGATCAAAGTATCACTGTTGAGGAATTGATCAAGCAAAGTGCAAAACAAGTAGGCGGAAGCGTCCAAGTCCGTCGCTTTACTCGCTATGTACTGGGTGAGGGGATCGAGAAGCAAGAAAGCAATTTTGCTGAAGAAGTGGCTGCTCAAATGGGTACTAAGTAA